The following proteins come from a genomic window of Geothrix edaphica:
- a CDS encoding sigma-54-dependent transcriptional regulator gives MNPARALLVDDDPTILEVVGTLLSRHGHEVVGTGSGRRGAQFLRNEFFDLAVVDLMLPDLNGLDLAREAVAKPDTVVVVLSGSTSVETALQAMRMGIYDYVPKPFRVEELEHTLLRAIEKSQLNQENKRLREQIEGQAKGPQMVGCSDAWQKLQTLLRRVAPSPSTVLITGPSGTGKELAARAIHQWSPRSQGPFIPIHCGAIPETLLEDELFGHVRGAYTDARTDRPGRFQQAEGGTLFLDEIGTMPLSLQVKLLRVIQEREFTPLGSSRTLKADFRLVAATNEDLGSLVEQKRFREDLFYRLNVIPVQIHPLREHPQDIPVLVAHFLRKFARELDLPLKQVEPAALQAMEAYAWPGNVRELENAVERAMALGSDPDRLLHQDLPASVAGLLPSPAFPRLPQDQDLGRFLEELERHLVLEALRATGWNKSESARRLGMRRTTLLHRLRALGIPLDPQAGLAEAAPTAETLDA, from the coding sequence ATGAACCCGGCCCGGGCCCTGCTGGTGGACGACGACCCCACCATCCTCGAGGTGGTGGGCACCCTGCTGTCCCGGCACGGGCACGAAGTGGTGGGCACCGGCTCCGGGCGCCGGGGCGCCCAGTTCCTGAGGAACGAGTTCTTCGACCTGGCCGTGGTGGACCTCATGCTGCCGGATCTGAACGGCCTGGACCTGGCGCGGGAGGCGGTGGCCAAGCCCGACACGGTGGTAGTGGTCCTGTCGGGCTCCACCTCGGTGGAAACGGCGCTCCAGGCCATGCGCATGGGGATCTACGACTACGTGCCCAAGCCCTTCCGGGTGGAGGAGCTGGAGCACACCCTGCTGCGGGCCATCGAGAAATCGCAGCTGAACCAGGAGAACAAGCGGCTCCGCGAGCAGATCGAGGGCCAGGCCAAGGGCCCCCAGATGGTGGGCTGCTCCGACGCCTGGCAGAAACTCCAGACCCTGCTGCGGCGGGTGGCGCCCTCGCCCTCCACTGTGCTGATCACGGGCCCCTCTGGCACCGGCAAGGAGCTGGCGGCCCGCGCCATCCACCAGTGGAGCCCGCGTTCCCAGGGGCCCTTCATCCCCATCCACTGCGGCGCCATCCCGGAGACGCTGCTGGAGGACGAGCTGTTCGGCCATGTGCGGGGCGCCTACACGGATGCCCGCACGGACCGCCCGGGCCGTTTCCAGCAGGCGGAGGGCGGTACCCTGTTCCTCGACGAGATCGGCACCATGCCTCTGAGCCTGCAGGTGAAGCTGCTGCGGGTGATCCAGGAGCGGGAGTTCACGCCGCTGGGTTCCTCCCGCACGCTGAAGGCCGACTTCCGGCTGGTGGCTGCCACCAACGAGGATCTGGGTAGCCTCGTGGAGCAGAAGCGGTTCCGGGAGGACCTGTTCTACCGGTTGAACGTGATCCCCGTGCAGATCCATCCCCTGCGCGAGCACCCCCAGGACATCCCCGTGCTGGTGGCCCACTTCCTCCGCAAGTTCGCCCGGGAGCTGGACCTGCCGCTCAAGCAGGTGGAGCCCGCCGCCCTGCAGGCCATGGAGGCCTACGCCTGGCCCGGCAATGTGCGCGAGCTGGAGAATGCCGTGGAGCGGGCCATGGCCCTGGGTTCCGATCCCGACCGGCTGCTCCACCAGGACCTTCCGGCCTCGGTGGCGGGGCTCCTGCCGTCCCCGGCCTTCCCCCGGCTGCCCCAGGACCAGGACCTGGGCCGGTTCCTGGAGGAGCTGGAGCGCCACCTGGTCCTCGAAGCCCTCCGGGCCACGGGCTGGAACAAGAGCGAATCAGCCCGGCGCCTCGGCATGCGTCGCACCACCCTGCTGCACCGCCTCCGGGCCCTGGGCATTCCCCTGGATCCCCAGGCGGGCCTGGCGGAAGCCGCCCCCACCGCGGAGACCCTCGATGCGTGA